In a genomic window of Pantoea agglomerans:
- the thiS gene encoding sulfur carrier protein ThiS gives MQIELNGQRVETEAATVAALLQERQIDAACVASAYNGQFLPRAQYESQRLEAGCRLEVLSPMQGG, from the coding sequence ATGCAAATCGAACTTAACGGTCAGCGAGTGGAAACCGAGGCGGCGACGGTCGCCGCGCTGCTGCAGGAGCGTCAGATCGACGCCGCCTGCGTCGCCAGCGCCTATAACGGCCAGTTTTTGCCGCGCGCGCAGTATGAGAGCCAGCGGCTGGAGGCGGGGTGCCGTCTCGAAGTGCTGTCGCCGATGCAGGGAGGCTAA